A genomic segment from Neobacillus sp. YX16 encodes:
- the yhbH gene encoding sporulation protein YhbH, producing the protein MSDNNHQYVISREDWSLHRKGHDDQQRHQEKVQEAIRNNLPDLITEESIIMSNGRDVVKIPIRSLDEYKIRYNYDKNKHVGQGDGESQVGDVVARDGSNAQKGPGKGQGAGDQAGEDYFEAEVSLMELEEALFKQLELPNLKRKEDQEHLVENIEFNDIRKTGLMGNIDKKRTMMSAFKRNAMTGKPAFHPIYKEDLKFKTWNEVIKPDSKAVVIAMMDTSGSMGIWEKYMARSFFFWMTRFLRTKYETVEIEFIAHHTEAKVVTEEDFFSKGESGGTICSSAYRKALEIIDAKYNPRKFNIYPFHFSDGDNLTSDNARCVKLVEELMKVSNMFGYGEVNQYNRHSTLMSAYKNIKDEQFRYYILKQKADVFHAMKSFFQKEENKMYA; encoded by the coding sequence TTGTCTGACAATAACCATCAATATGTGATTTCAAGAGAAGATTGGTCCCTCCACCGTAAAGGCCACGATGATCAGCAACGGCATCAAGAAAAAGTTCAGGAGGCAATTAGAAACAATCTTCCCGACTTAATTACAGAAGAAAGTATTATTATGTCCAATGGACGCGATGTGGTGAAAATACCAATTCGTTCATTAGACGAATATAAAATCCGCTACAATTATGACAAAAACAAACACGTGGGCCAAGGTGACGGTGAAAGCCAAGTAGGTGACGTAGTTGCTCGTGATGGTTCAAATGCGCAAAAGGGTCCAGGAAAAGGGCAGGGCGCTGGGGATCAAGCTGGTGAGGATTACTTTGAAGCAGAAGTTTCATTAATGGAATTAGAGGAAGCTTTATTTAAACAACTAGAGCTGCCAAATCTGAAAAGAAAAGAAGACCAGGAACATTTAGTAGAAAATATTGAATTCAATGATATCCGTAAGACTGGATTAATGGGTAATATCGATAAAAAGCGGACCATGATGTCTGCATTTAAGAGAAATGCCATGACGGGGAAACCTGCATTTCATCCTATTTATAAGGAAGATTTGAAATTTAAGACTTGGAATGAAGTAATCAAACCAGATTCCAAGGCAGTTGTTATTGCCATGATGGATACAAGTGGATCGATGGGTATATGGGAAAAATATATGGCTAGAAGCTTCTTCTTCTGGATGACACGCTTCTTACGTACAAAATATGAAACCGTCGAAATTGAATTTATTGCGCATCATACAGAAGCTAAGGTCGTTACAGAGGAGGATTTCTTCTCAAAAGGTGAGAGCGGCGGAACCATTTGTTCTTCTGCATACCGAAAAGCCTTAGAAATCATTGATGCAAAATATAATCCACGTAAGTTCAACATTTATCCATTCCACTTTTCTGATGGTGATAATCTAACATCTGATAATGCTCGCTGCGTCAAGCTTGTTGAAGAACTAATGAAGGTTTCAAACATGTTTGGATATGGAGAAGTTAATCAGTACAATCGCCATTCCACATTAATGTCAGCCTACAAGAATATCAAGGATGAGCAGTTCCGTTATTATATTCTTAAGCAAAAAGCGGATGTATTCCATGCGATGAAGAGCTTTTTCCAAAAAGAAGAGAATAAAATGTATGCCTAA